A stretch of the Maridesulfovibrio bastinii DSM 16055 genome encodes the following:
- a CDS encoding urease subunit beta, with protein MIPGEIFYEDGEIELNAGRETVKVEVSNTGDRPVQVGSHYHFYEVNSKLDFDRAAARGFRLNIPAGTAVRFEPGQVREVELVALSGKRIVHGFNAKISGKLD; from the coding sequence ATGATACCGGGAGAAATTTTTTACGAAGACGGTGAAATAGAACTCAATGCAGGACGTGAGACCGTCAAGGTTGAAGTCAGCAATACCGGAGACCGTCCGGTGCAGGTCGGCTCTCATTATCATTTCTATGAAGTCAATTCTAAGCTTGATTTTGACCGTGCTGCCGCAAGAGGTTTCAGGCTCAATATTCCTGCCGGAACTGCTGTCCGCTTTGAGCCGGGGCAGGTGCGCGAAGTTGAGCTTGTCGCTTTGAGCGGTAAACGTATTGTGCATGGCTTTAACGCCAAAATTTCAGGCAAATTGGATTAA
- the ureA gene encoding urease subunit gamma: MKLSSKEKDKLLIFCAGMLATQRKEKGLKLNYPESIAYIASALLEGAREGRTVAELMDYGTTLLTRDDVMEGIPEMVHEVQVEATFPDGTKLVTVHNPIQ, encoded by the coding sequence ATGAAACTTTCATCTAAAGAAAAAGACAAGCTGCTTATTTTCTGCGCCGGTATGCTGGCTACCCAGCGTAAGGAAAAGGGGCTTAAACTCAATTATCCGGAATCCATTGCCTACATAGCTTCCGCTCTGCTCGAAGGAGCGAGGGAAGGTCGGACTGTGGCTGAGCTGATGGACTATGGAACAACTCTGCTCACTCGTGATGATGTGATGGAAGGAATTCCTGAAATGGTTCATGAAGTTCAGGTTGAAGCAACTTTTCCGGACGGCACCAAGCTGGTAACCGTTCACAATCCCATTCAGTGA
- a CDS encoding urease accessory protein UreD, whose protein sequence is MIKLESTSSLSGDNGWKGELELEFSPAGSKTIISARRHFGPLAIQRPFYPEGEEVCHVYALHPPGGIVGGDSLHYDVTVRSGAHALITTPSAGKFYRTAATAASQIQELSVESGGALDWLPLETIVYPGSEARLATRVNLEGDAAFFGWEIICLGLPASGSLFTEGKFIQTMEVFRDGEPVFMERGTYSGGSAMLDQQWGLSGNTVFGTLVGTFEDKDELDKLRTFFKSEAGNGEVALTAMDGLTICRAIGHSAFRVRDLLTEAWNVMRHKQSGRAGCPPRIWNT, encoded by the coding sequence ATGATTAAATTGGAAAGTACATCTTCTCTATCAGGCGATAACGGTTGGAAGGGGGAGCTTGAGCTGGAGTTTTCTCCGGCAGGCAGTAAAACCATTATATCTGCACGGCGGCATTTCGGTCCTCTGGCTATCCAGCGTCCGTTTTATCCTGAAGGTGAAGAAGTCTGTCATGTTTATGCCCTGCACCCTCCGGGCGGTATCGTCGGGGGGGATAGTCTGCATTATGATGTGACCGTAAGAAGCGGAGCCCATGCTCTGATAACGACTCCATCCGCCGGGAAATTTTATCGAACTGCGGCAACAGCTGCGAGTCAGATACAGGAGTTGTCTGTTGAGTCGGGTGGTGCTCTGGACTGGCTGCCCCTTGAAACAATAGTTTATCCGGGATCAGAGGCACGTCTTGCCACCAGAGTAAATCTGGAAGGGGATGCCGCTTTTTTCGGGTGGGAGATTATCTGCCTTGGTCTGCCTGCTTCCGGTTCTTTGTTTACTGAAGGAAAATTTATCCAGACCATGGAAGTTTTCCGGGATGGTGAACCTGTCTTCATGGAGAGGGGAACATATTCTGGTGGATCAGCAATGCTTGATCAGCAATGGGGGCTATCAGGTAATACTGTTTTTGGAACTCTTGTCGGAACATTTGAAGATAAGGATGAACTGGATAAGCTTCGCACGTTTTTTAAAAGCGAAGCCGGAAACGGGGAAGTTGCTCTGACAGCTATGGACGGGCTGACAATATGTCGCGCCATAGGGCATTCTGCTTTTAGAGTAAGAGACCTTCTGACCGAAGCGTGGAACGTGATGCGCCATAAACAATCAGGGCGGGCCGGTTGTCCTCCCAGAATCTGGAATACATAG